GTCTCGCAGGCATATATTTGCTTCCACAAGCGTTTGGCGTCAAGATGATTCGCAGCAAGGAAAAGTGATCGGCCTACGCCATATGGTTTCCTTTCCAAAATACTCGGTGTCTGTCGCCGCTTAGCGATCATGGATACCGGGTATTTTTGACGAGGTTGTCAATCGAGTGGTATCCCAACTCGAATTTCTGTGAATACGCTTTGAGTGGTCCATTATGAATGTTTTTCCTTTCCCTGAGGCAGTTTATCATTGAACCTCTGGGAAGGAGCATGTGTATGTACGGATCCATTATTTCGCTCATTCCATTCTTTGTCGTCATCCCCATTGCGTTATGGACGAAACAAGTGATTCCAGGACTCGGCGTTGGCTTGTTCATTGGGGCGTATTTGCTTCATCCGTCATTGCTCACGGGATTACAATCCGCCATCACGTACGTCGTCAAGGAAGCGACGACGAGCAGCAATCTCAGTCTCGTACTGTTCTTATACGGTTTCGGGTCATTTGTGGGACTCATTCGCGTGACTGGTGGGGTCGCTGGGTTCTCTGAGTGGATCAGCAAACGAATTCGAACGGAACGTGGCGCGTTTGCATTGACCTGGTCATCATCCCTCGCGACGTTCATGGCGCCAGACTTTCGCATCATCACCATTGCGCCCGTTGTCAATCGCATTTTCCACAGACTGGGTGTCAATCCACAGCGCGTGGCATATGCAATTGATGTTACGTCAACTCCTTTGTGCGCACTGGTGCCGCTTGGCACGGCCTTTGTGGGGTACATGGTTGGTCTGATGCACACGTCTACGGATCACGCGGGAGCTGCCCCGGGCACGTATCGTCTATTTATCGAAAGCATTCCGTTCAACTTCTTTGCATGGGTGATGCTCATCGTTGGGTTCTTTGTCACCTTTTTCGGCCACCGCAAAACAGAGGAATCCTCTAAAGTGGTGAGCGACGAGCGACGTGTTGTGGACCTCGCGACTAGAAACCGTCGCCACATCGAACAAAAGATGCGGAATGTTGCTGCGATGGTCAGTATGGAAACGGGTGCCGTAGGGGCTGTTCCGAGCGCGGAAACCATGCACGCTGACGACGGCAAGGACCGTGAGAAAGATATCCCCAATCCCGTCGAAGTGGTCTCTGAGCGAGTTCAACCGAGCGCACTGAACCTAGTCGTTCCGTTGATTGTCCTCCTTGTACTGACCCTTGGGCTCACGTACGTATCTGGTTATGCCAACGGTGGTCGCGGGGTGTTTCAAGCGTTAGTGCAGGCCAATGCCGCGGCGGCCATGTTGCAAGCGTTAGTCGTCACACTCGTATTTATGTTCATCTTTTACGCGTTGGGCAGGCAGCCGATTGATCGAACTATGTTTGGGTTTATGCAAGGCGGCAATGAGATGATGTCCGTCATCGTGCTCCTTGTTCTCATTTGGGCGGTTTCTGCAGTCTCCAGCGATCTTGGGTTTGCGCAGTTTTGTCAGCGCGAGATCACGCGATTCGTGCCCCACGCGTTCATCGTTCCGGCCCTGTTTGTCTTTGGCTGTGTCATTTCTTATTTTATTGGGTCGTCATTTGGAACGTGGGGCATGCTCATGCCGCTTGGTTTTTCTTTGGCGGCGAGCGGTGGAGGCAGTTTGCCCCTGATAGCGGGCGCTGTTTTCGCGAGTGGTACATTTGGTGGTTTTGCTTCCCCTCTGAGCGATAACACGGTGGCGATGGCTACGATGATGAAGTTGCCAGTCATGAGTTATGCGAACTACAAAACAAAAAGCGCGGCACTGGCAGCGGGCATTTGTGTTGCGCTGTATCTTGGCTTTGAGTGGTTATTTTAATTGTTTTTGTGGAGACGGTCCCATTTTGGGTCGTCTCCAACTTGCCCTAGATTCTCCATTTGCAGTATGGTAGTAAGGTTGATTTCTTTTCCGAAAGGGGGACATGCATGAACCCGAGAACACTGTTGAAGCAATTCTTGCGTGATTACAAATGGGCATATGGATTCTCTATTCTCACTATTATTGCCTCTGAGTTTATCAACGTTCAATTTCCGCATATTTTAGGGAAGTTTACAGATGCGTTGCAAGCGCATCGATTGACATTTCATGACGTGGTTGTCTACGCTCTATTACTATTCGTTGTCGGCGTCGTATATGTACTCCTGTATGGAATAGGCCAGTACCGAAATGGAAAGTTTGGTCGTGACTTTGAGTACCTGTTAAGGCGTCGTCTGTTCGAGCACTGGGAGCTACTGTCGACTGAATATTTCCGCTTAAAGAGTATCGGTGATTTGCTCAATCACGCCATGAACGATGTTCAGCAAGTTCGCGAAGCTTTGGCTGGTGGCGTGAACATTCTCACGAACGCGATTTTTTTACTTGTCGCGACATTGGTCATGACGTTTACAACCGTGAGTGCCAAACTCACTGTCGTGAGTATTATCCCGCTATTATTTATTCCGTTTTTCATTATTTGGCTCGGCCCAAGAATTCGTTTCGCTTCACGTCGGGTTCAAGAGGGCTTGTCGGATATGTCTGAGTTGACCGAGGAAAGTTTCAGCTCCATTCGGCTCATTAAAGCGACGGCCAACGAACCAGTCGAAACGGCGCGTTTTCAAGAACGAGTGGACGAGATCGTCAAACGGCAGTTGACCTTGTTTCGACGAAGCGCCCTATTTCAATCGTTCATTCCCACAATGAGCTCCATCAGTTTCGCCATCGCTCTCCTGTACGGAGGTTATTTGGCACTGTCTGGGCAGATTCGACTTGGGTCATTTGTGGCCTTTACGCTGTATTTGGGTTTGCTGGTACAACCGTTGCAGCAGATCGGATTCGTCATCAACAATTTTCAGCGGGCATCCGCTTCGCTCGCGCGTCTGCAAATTCTGTTGGACGAAAAACCGAGTATTACGGACGCACCGAACCCGCTAGATGTGCAAACCTTGGTCGGAGACATCCGTGTGGACCTGTCCTCGTTTCAGTATCGCGATGCGACTGAGCCCGTGCTTCGGGATATCGAGTTTCACATCAAACCCGGTCAAACGTTGGGCATTGTGGGGCGAACCGGATCGGGTAAAACGACGTTGGTCAATCTGTTACCGCGCATTTTCGATCCGCCGGCAAACAGCATTTTTATTGATGGTCACGATATCCGGGAGCTGCCGCTGGCGACACTTCGCCAATCTATCGCGTACGTGCCGCAAGATGGATTTCTCTTTTCGACAAGCATTGGCGTAAACATCTCGTTCGGTGATGCGGACGCAACAATGGAGCAGATCGAACGAGCTGCAAAAGCTGCTTGCGTATACGACGATATCATGGCGTTTCCGGACGGTTTTGACACGGTCATCGGCGAACGCGGCGTGACATTGTCCGGCGGTCAACGTCAACGGACGGCCATCGCGCGTGCTTTTCTCAAACAGGTACCCATTCTCATCATGGACGACAGTCTGTCGGCGGTGGATATGAAGACGGAGAAGCGCATTATCGAAGCGCTGGAGAAAGTCCGACAAACGCGAACGACCATCATCATCGCACACCGGTTGTCGGCGGTCCGACATGCAGACCAAATTTTAGTCATCGAAGATGGGCAAATTGCGGAGCAAGGTACCCACGACGAGTTGATTGCGCTCGACGGTTTATATGCCAAGACGTACCACATGCAGCAGGAAGGGGAGGTGCTGGTCCAATGAGCACAACTGAGCCGACGGCGGCCCGCAAAGGCGGAATGTCGAGTTTAACGCGGTTGCTTCCCTTCGCACGGCCATATGTATGGCAGTTTGTCGCGGTGCTGGTGCTCGTCATCATCTTTAACGCTTCAACTGTTCTGCAGCCGTATTTGGTGAAGATCGCGATCGACAACGATATTGCGACCGCTCATCCAAATTATCACGGTCTGCTGGTCATTTCCCTGGTGTACTTTGGGGTTGTCGTCATTGGCGTCATTGCAAACTTTGTGCAGATTGTGTTGTTGCAAAATGCGGGGCAAAGCGTCATCCGGTCTATCCGGGTGGCCCTGTTTCAGCACATTGAGCGGCAAGCCATGCGCTTCTTTGATACCCGGGCAATTGGGCGTCTCGTGACAAACGTATCCAATGATACGGAGACAGTCAGCCAATTTTTCACCAATTTCTTTTTGAGCCTCATTCGTGACGGTTTGTCAGTCGTCATGATCGTCATCGCGATGTTTCGGCTGAACGCTCGTATCGCATTGTATGCCATGTTGCTGATCCCCAT
This is a stretch of genomic DNA from Alicyclobacillus dauci. It encodes these proteins:
- a CDS encoding Na+/H+ antiporter NhaC family protein, which codes for MYGSIISLIPFFVVIPIALWTKQVIPGLGVGLFIGAYLLHPSLLTGLQSAITYVVKEATTSSNLSLVLFLYGFGSFVGLIRVTGGVAGFSEWISKRIRTERGAFALTWSSSLATFMAPDFRIITIAPVVNRIFHRLGVNPQRVAYAIDVTSTPLCALVPLGTAFVGYMVGLMHTSTDHAGAAPGTYRLFIESIPFNFFAWVMLIVGFFVTFFGHRKTEESSKVVSDERRVVDLATRNRRHIEQKMRNVAAMVSMETGAVGAVPSAETMHADDGKDREKDIPNPVEVVSERVQPSALNLVVPLIVLLVLTLGLTYVSGYANGGRGVFQALVQANAAAAMLQALVVTLVFMFIFYALGRQPIDRTMFGFMQGGNEMMSVIVLLVLIWAVSAVSSDLGFAQFCQREITRFVPHAFIVPALFVFGCVISYFIGSSFGTWGMLMPLGFSLAASGGGSLPLIAGAVFASGTFGGFASPLSDNTVAMATMMKLPVMSYANYKTKSAALAAGICVALYLGFEWLF
- a CDS encoding ABC transporter ATP-binding protein, with product MNPRTLLKQFLRDYKWAYGFSILTIIASEFINVQFPHILGKFTDALQAHRLTFHDVVVYALLLFVVGVVYVLLYGIGQYRNGKFGRDFEYLLRRRLFEHWELLSTEYFRLKSIGDLLNHAMNDVQQVREALAGGVNILTNAIFLLVATLVMTFTTVSAKLTVVSIIPLLFIPFFIIWLGPRIRFASRRVQEGLSDMSELTEESFSSIRLIKATANEPVETARFQERVDEIVKRQLTLFRRSALFQSFIPTMSSISFAIALLYGGYLALSGQIRLGSFVAFTLYLGLLVQPLQQIGFVINNFQRASASLARLQILLDEKPSITDAPNPLDVQTLVGDIRVDLSSFQYRDATEPVLRDIEFHIKPGQTLGIVGRTGSGKTTLVNLLPRIFDPPANSIFIDGHDIRELPLATLRQSIAYVPQDGFLFSTSIGVNISFGDADATMEQIERAAKAACVYDDIMAFPDGFDTVIGERGVTLSGGQRQRTAIARAFLKQVPILIMDDSLSAVDMKTEKRIIEALEKVRQTRTTIIIAHRLSAVRHADQILVIEDGQIAEQGTHDELIALDGLYAKTYHMQQEGEVLVQ